The following coding sequences are from one Candidatus Latescibacterota bacterium window:
- a CDS encoding hydrogenase iron-sulfur subunit: protein MSFEPKIVGFLCNWCSYTGADLAGTARIKYAPNIRSIRVMCSGRIEPTFIMKALYEGADGVLIAGCHPGDCHYQEGNYKALRRYKMLKKVLPDYGIDPGRIRLEWVAASEGERFATVVDDFTEEIRNLGPLGIKAGLEDMMKDDVIPHHAAGGEKGGDSNEA from the coding sequence ATGTCATTTGAACCAAAGATCGTCGGTTTTCTCTGCAACTGGTGTTCGTACACCGGAGCGGATCTGGCGGGAACCGCCAGAATAAAGTACGCGCCGAATATAAGATCTATAAGGGTGATGTGTAGTGGAAGGATCGAACCTACCTTCATCATGAAGGCACTTTATGAAGGCGCTGACGGTGTTCTTATTGCCGGATGCCATCCTGGCGACTGTCATTACCAGGAGGGTAATTACAAGGCTCTCCGCAGGTACAAGATGCTGAAGAAAGTGCTGCCAGACTACGGAATCGATCCCGGGAGGATAAGGCTCGAGTGGGTCGCCGCCTCCGAGGGAGAAAGATTTGCAACCGTGGTCGATGACTTTACTGAGGAGATCCGGAATCTTGGTCCCTTGGGGATCAAGGCCGGACTTGAAGATATGATGAAGGACGATGTGATTCCCCACCACGCCGCTGGCGGAGAAAAAGGTGGTGACAGTAATGAAGCTTAA